GGTGATGCGAGTGCGGATCTGTCACCTGAATAAGCCCCGAGTCTTCCTAATATTGACAGGAAGGCTGAATGGCATCCTTACATGGAATGCATGAGTGCAGTACAAGGGGCAGAGGATAGCTTAGCGTTAGGCTTGCTATGCATTTTCTGCGTGGGTCTTGTTCTTCTGCACTACATGTGCATTACATCCTCTGTTTACTTATGTCGTGATCACGGGCGCCAACTACACATTGCGAGTAAGGCCGAGGCAAGCCGATGCACAGTTATTATACTGCAAAATGTGAAGCGCTTTATATCGACCACCGGAAGGCAGGGCACGCCACCAGACAGCTCACGGCCGGTTGAAGCACGCCTTTGTAACAAAACGACAGCTTCCCACAAGCTGACGCACCGTGAACCCGTACTCAGGCGGATTTCATGCCAGGTCATTCGATTAAATTAAGCGTTTCCTACGGGCGAACGGTGAACACAGGTTCGACGACAAGCCACGGGAAATCGGCAAGAGTGCGTGGACAGTGATGTCATCCTACGTGACTGGCAGAGCAGCCCTTCTGAGCACCAAATAACCGTTGACCTGATCGGCAGTGAGCAGGCGCAGCCGCGCGTATTCGTGACGGTTTGCGTAGCGCAGCTTGGTCTTCGGGTCCGTGTACGGTGCCACCAGGCCGGTCATGTCCGAGTACTTGCGCCAGGGGCGCAACGACGGCGCTGCCTCGAGCGCTGCGTACGCTCCCGGTTGCAGGCgctccgccgtcactacctgcttcAGGCTCTTCCAAACGCGCGGCTTGCTTTTGGTCGAGGCAGACGCCGCGGACTGCGACTGCTGCTGCGACTGCTGCTGGACGGACTGTTGCTTGGAGCTCGTCGACGGCTCCTTCGAGGTACTGGGCCGGTCGGATTCTTCGTCCTTTTTTTCTGGCTCTGGCCTGGAACGCTTCTTGCCCATGGCTGGCGGTGTCGAAGGGCTACTACGTCGCCGAAAGACGCACACGGAAGGGCAATGGAATCGTTATCCAGCAGTGCTTTCGCAGACTTTATAACGCTGCGAATGCGCTGGTGGTCCACAGTATTCTGCAGCAAGAAATGCGGGATACAATAACAAATCACTAGGCCAAAAACACTAAGGACACAGACCACTACATGCCGCTACTTTCTACGAATTCGCGCACACCACGGTCGTGGGCAGCACACATTGTGAAGCCAATGCCTTTTGTGAAGCACACGCACTCCTATTTGGCTCGCACTCGGCTTGGATTGAAACGGACCGTCTTTCGGATCGAGTCGACATTTTCACCAGCGGTCGCCTAGAGCAATTGCGTAGAGCTAAGCGCAAATTCAGTTTCTGCGCGTTTGGGGCAAAGAGTTCATTTCGCAAACACTGAACTCACGTACGCTAGTCCGGAACTTGGAGTATGTTTAATGAGTTTGATGGCACGTGCGAATAAAGTGGCTtttcttggttttttttcttcaattgttAGACGAACCAGCGTCAGCCGATTTCGGGTGGTCCTCGTGTGATCGTTTTCTCAAGCGCATTCAAAGACACTGTTCGCAAGTCGCGTAGCTCCAGCAGCTCTTTACGTACCGTTTGACTCATTGGTTTGACTATTATCAGCTGTCGGACGGCGTGCTCCCGGCTAGTGGGCCATGTGACACCACCGGCGGGGGGTGTTAGTGGGCGTTTTCGAACACAGCGGCCGAAAAGCGAGGCCGGCGGCGGTCGCAACTCGTCGCGCCAGATCGTGCTGTCTGCTTCGTCACCGCGCCGTGATGATGACTCTTCAGGACGGCACCGATGAAACAGCAAACTCCGCGGACAGCTCGCTCAAGGTAAGCCCGCCCCCAGCTGCATTCTCAGTTTTTAGGCAATCGTCGGGGAAAACGCGACGAGCATGTTAGGCCTACCGGCCTGGGACGTGTTTCAATACTGGCTCTCCGAAACATGCGGCCGCGTAAGTTCGTGACCACTTTTCTGCTGACCGTTCCGTCCAATTTGCGACGTATTCATCGCTGAGGACCCTGCGTTTTCCCGGTGGACTGGATTATTGCTTCTACTGCGCATTAGAAAGTTTGTCAACCTGACTTTCGCAAACCTGTCGCCCCGTTCGGCTTGCTTCGTTCTCCGCGCTCAAATTCGTGTCGCAGTTAACGCTTTTTCTTGTCGTAAGCATCCCGCGCTGGTTGTGTTAGTAGCGCTGCACATCGCTCAAGCCATTGCGTCGTCGAAAATGCCGGCCGGCACGCGTGTGTTGATATGCGCAGCCAGCTTCCTGGCGTGTTTTTCCGAAGCTGCGCTTTGCGCCCGTACATTCTTGCGCCGGAGGCGTGTCGCCGTGCTACGACTACATTGTCAGCTGCAGAGGCGTTCCCAGACAGCGTATGTGTGTGCGTTGAGCGTTGACCTCTCGAGCAAAATTTAGTGCAAATCCGTCACCGCCTCTTGCTGCTCCGCATACCAGCTGTCCCATTTGTGTTGCCGCTTCCCGACCACACTTGTGAAATGCAAAGCCGCCTGGGCTAGCCTCACTGTGCGCCATGGTATGTTTTGCTTAGCCGGGTCCATAGTGCCGTTGTCTCGGCCGTTCTCCTTGCCGCGTTTTTCGGTTGAACGTCCGCAGTTGAGGGTGGTTTCGCTTGCGTGTTGGGGCGTTGCGAAGCAGGTACAACTTGTTCGCTGTCCAACTCGATCGCGCTTCGCCCGTTGCCCCCAGTGAAGACCACCTCGCGTGTAGATTGATCTTGTCGAGATGTCTGCCGCGGTGTATTGagctgtgctgctgagcacgagttcgcagGTTCGACTGCCGGTCGCGGCGTTCGTGTGCCCTGCTTTTGGGCTTGCTTTCAAGAGCTTCAAATTCATCGGGAGCCGCCCACTACTATGGCGTTTCTCATAGACGATGTGCTGCTTTGGAAGCGCTAacgccaatatttttttttccttcttaaaaCAAGCTTAGAGCTATCAGTAACAAACGCAGTGCGACAATGCATGGTGTTTAAACGAGTTCGTAAGCTATAGTAGAATGCTGACACATGTTTAGCGAACCTTCGATTTATCATTTCGTGCTTGTACTACTGGTTTTGAGTGCAGCCCACTTCTTGCTCACGATAATGGTGGAGAAAGCAGTCTCTGTAGTGTGGTTTGCACTTATGACAGTGGCACTAACATTGAAATCAGAGGCAGAAAATGAAGTGAAGAATCTACGTTTGCGAAGTCCACTGATGCATAGTGCACTTCTTCCTTCGTGAACTGAGTAAGAATGCAGGATGGTTAATTCCATTGATTCAGGACAATTGTTTTTCGTTCAACATTACGCTCTTTTGACAAAAGCAGCTTGTGTGACGCTTATTGCCAGTGAATTCATTCAATTTCCCTCGCGCTGCATCTTATGATTCGTCTTTGTATAATAAACCTGCGCGCTTCTCAAAGCATCAGTGTTGGTATTTGTTAAAATGCCAGTCGACAACATTTGACGGCAGCTGCTAATTAACGAGGATGGCAGTTATAGAACATCTGGCAGCCACCTCTTAAGCTCCACAAATTGTGGGAAGGCATGCTCCTGTGATACCAGTAATGAGTCTTTGAGGCAGTTGACGAACGATCAACAGATGCTATCAGTTCTCACGATGCATGCGTTTCAGAGGTAGCGTGCAAAAAACTTATTCCTGAATTCAGCTGGAATGCACCCATGATGGCGTTCCTAAACAGTAGCAGTAGATAAATTTAGGCTTGCAGGTTCTTTAAAAACTTAATTTGCACATTTAGCAGAGATTTGTTTTAGCAAAAGAAGGCAGACTGTAATTGTTTTGAATTTGTAGCCGTAACTGTAGTGCCAATGCCAGCGTTGTCATTGATTTAGATGTTTTGATGTGCTTGGTCCATATTCAAGAACTTACTGAAAAGTGCCAGGTTTATTCATTACTTCGTAGCATAATGTCATGTTTTCTTTGAAACAAACGGTTAACTATTCTCGAGCAGAAGCTGTCAAAATCCACAGCACAAGAAGCTGGTATGTGCAATAATAAAAAGAATGCGTTGTGAAATTAATGCAGTAGCTAACAAAATGGCAGCCATCTTTCAGATAATTGGGGACAAAGCGtgtacaacaaagaaaaaaattctaaaGGTGGCATTGTGCATAGTAATAAGCTGTTGTGGCAAAAGTGAACAAACAGCTATTACATAATGGGGAACTATAGAAAAGAACGATTGACAGTAATTAGCAGATAGTCAAAATACGCAAGACAGTAAACACTTAAAAGGTTATAAGTATTATAGTGAATTAATTACACTTCTGTGATGTTTTCCACAATTTTTCAGGGGATTATAGTGTTCGGACctatatagcaaaaaaaaaagtaagaaatgtCAAGTCGGTGCTCATTTAGTACTTTTTCCCAGTGTCTGTTTAGCATTCCCGGCTGTGCAGGTCACGCTACCCACTTGCATGAAACTTGTATGGCGAGTACTGTACGCTGGATCCCTTTGCTCTGTTGCAGATGCGGTCAGACACGATTGACTTGGCGGACCAGTCCCTACTTGTGGACATCTCGGATGCCCTGAGCGAAAGGGACAAGGTCAAGTTCACGGTGCACACCAAGGTACGGTGCCTCTTCCTCTGGAAATGACGGTGCAGGAAAATGGCAGTCACCTTTGTGCGTCTGAGGCAGTGTGCTTGCCGTAAGACCCCGctgaaattgtttttctttttttatagattACTAGAGGATGACTGTAGAGCTGGGAGGACGTAACAATGAAACAAGCTGCTAAAAGTGTATTGATGAATCAGCCCAACACCGCTTTGTTGCGGCGAGTTTGACCAAGTGTGATCTTGGTGCCAGTGAAATGTGGAAAGGCTGAATGTGTTGTTGAGGCTGTGACATTGTATAAGAGGATGTAGTGCATGTTGGGCTTCAAGCACTTTCTGAGGGCGACACCACCACAAAAGGCTAATAGCTGGGAAACCACAAGACAGGCAGCCCAAACTTTTCAGTTAAGCTGATGGGGCAAGCTTCAGCTTTCCCAGGTAATAAGTGGTGTCGAAAAAGTTGCCGCCATGATGTGTATCTGGCTTACTGCGATCGGTGCATGCCATGGGCAACAGCATAGGTTTCACGATCAGCTTTTGTTACTTGGATTAATTCGTAGGTGGGGTGTGGATATAGACACCAGCTACAGCTGGGAAAGCTCCAGATGGCTCAAGCTCACACTATTTACGTCCTTGATTATTTCCAGGAAAGTGTTTTTAAAGAAGCTTTcctggcttttctttcttttgatggCCAACTGCAACAAGCTTTCACTTTTGCCATATTGGTAATAAATGAGTAGTACTCTATTGAAACCACTTTGGGAAAGCTACAGGCATGATGGCGAATAGTGCACTATGCAAATgaggcatagaaaaaaaaaaatgtgaaggaaACGAGGATACAGCGCTGTGTCCTTGTTTTTGTCATGTTTCTTTTGTTCCTTGTTTGGCGTAGTGTGCTATTAGAACTGTTCTATTATTAGAACTACTAAAATTGTTCCAACTTGCCCAAATTATCACACAGCAGGGCTGGCAATTCCTTAatttattagcagcctttaaataaCACCTAAGTACACGTGTCCACCTGATGGTGAGTCGATCTGACGCTAGTGCCAGCCAGCAGGTTTTCCAGACCTGCTGAAATTTTGAGATTTTTCATTGCGGTGTGAGCGCCGCCCAATCTCGGACGTTGCACTGCGGAGCCACACATTCAGTCGTACGTCACTTCCAATCGGCAGTAGTGGCAAGGTTTCTTCGTTTTGTCTGAAATTTCATCTTATGAGCTTTTCGTGATGCGTCATGCGAGGTGTGAAATTTGGCACAGAGGCTGCTTTATATTTACAGTATCTGAAGCTAGGCTATTTACGTGATCAAGAATTTTGTTGCACGAGACCTCTACGAGCTCATTGAAAGGGATGTACAAAATAAGGGCCAGAAATGTATTGAAAAATGGTTAGGTGAAGAATGTACTCACACTAATTTATAATAATTAACAAACTTTGCTTCTCTGCCCAGTTTGGCCAAGAGCATTAGCCCCCTTGGTCCAGTAAGTCAGCTACCACGGGTGTTGGGAAGAACTTTAAAATCAAGGCAGCTGGCATTATCTTGTACAACGGCCTTCATGCTTGGTGCCACAGCAAGTCCCAGGTGTTGGGGCTGAGGCAGAGTGCAACTACGTGCCCTCGTCTCTGCCATGCCCAACATCCTGCTCCAAAAATTATAGACTTGAAAAATCGGGCAGGCGCTGTTGTTGTTACTGTATTTCTCTTTTCTCAGCTTTGAAAGaagttcacttttttttctttttgctttcaaaTTTTATGCAAGAATGCCGCCATAATA
The sequence above is a segment of the Dermacentor variabilis isolate Ectoservices chromosome 7, ASM5094787v1, whole genome shotgun sequence genome. Coding sequences within it:
- the LOC142587491 gene encoding uncharacterized protein LOC142587491, coding for MGKKRSRPEPEKKDEESDRPSTSKEPSTSSKQQSVQQQSQQQSQSAASASTKSKPRVWKSLKQVVTAERLQPGAYAALEAAPSLRPWRKYSDMTGLVAPYTDPKTKLRYANRHEYARLRLLTADQVNGYLVLRRAALPVT